Proteins from one Falco naumanni isolate bFalNau1 chromosome 10, bFalNau1.pat, whole genome shotgun sequence genomic window:
- the FADS2 gene encoding acyl-CoA 6-desaturase, with protein MGKGGEKGGEPEAQSRFYTWEEIQKHNQRTDGWLVIQRKVYNVTQWVNRHPGGYRVISHCAGEDATDAFQAFHINPTLVQKFLKPLLIGELAPGEPSQGLDKNSQLVEDFRTLRKTAEDMNLFRANPLFFSLYLGHIIAMEVLAWLMVSYFGTGWITTLILACILTTSQAQAGWLQHDFGHLSVFKKSSWNHIVHKFIIGHLKGASANWWNHRHFQHHAKPNIFKKDPDVNMLHIFVLGDIQPVEYGKKKLKYLPYNHQHEYFFLIFPPLLIPVYFQIQIISTMIRRRFWADLAWAISYYMRYFITYIPFYGILGSLSLLTFVRFLESHWFVWVTQMNHIPMEIDCEKHRDWLSSQLAATCNIEQSFFNDWFTGHLNFQIEHHLFPTMPRHNFWKVKPLVKSLCAKHGVQYEEKPLGKAFADIIGSLKKSGDLWLDAYLHK; from the exons ATGGGGAAAGGGGGTGAGAAAGGAGGGGAGCCGGAGGCGCAGAGCCGCTTCTATACCTGGGAGGAGATCCAGAAGCACAACCAGCGGACGGACGGCTGGCTGGTGATACAGCGAAAGGTGTATAATGTCACCCAGTGGGTAAACAGGCACCCGGGGGGCTACCGAGTGATCAGCCACTGCGCCGGCGAGGATGCCACG GATGCATTCCAGGCCTTCCACATCAACCCCACCTTGGTTCAGAAGTTTCTCAAGCCATTACTTATTGGAGAGCTTGCTCCAGGGGAACCGAGCCAGGGCCTAGATAAAAAC TCCCAGCTGGTGGAGGATTTCCGGACCCTGAGGAAGACGGCAGAGGACATGAACTTGTTCAGAGCGAATCCTTTGTTTTTCTCGCTTTACTTGGGCCATATTATTGCCATGGAAGTGTTAGCTTGGTTAATGGTTTCATACTTTGGTACTGGCTGGATCACAACTCTCATCCTCGCCTGCATCCTTACAACTTCCCAG GCTCAGGCAGGGTGGCTGCAACATGATTTTGGGCACCTCTCCGTCTTTAAGAAGTCTTCTTGGAACCACATTGTCCACAAGTTTATCATTGGACACCTGAAG GGTGCCTCTGCAAACTGGTGGAACCATCGTCACTTCCAACACCATGCCAAGCCCAACATATTCAAGAAGGACCCAGACGTGAACATGCTGCATATTTttgtccttggagatattcagcCTGTTGAG TACGGCAAGAAGAAGCTGAAGTACCTGCCTTACAACCACCAGCACGAGTACTTCTTCCTCA TCTTCCCGCCTCTGCTCATCCCTGTATATTTCCAAATCCAAATTATCTCGACCATGATCAGGCGCAGGTTCTGGGCG GACCTAGCCTGGGCCATCAGCTACTACATGCGCTACTTCATCACATACATCCCGTTCTATGGCATTCTGGGATCCCTGTCTCTCCTCACTTTTGTCAG GTTTCTGGAGAGTCACTGGTTTGTGTGGGTCACCCAGATGAATCACATTCCAATGGAAATCGATTGTGAGAAGCACAGAGACTGGCTTAGCTCTCAG CTGGCCGCCACTTGCAATATCGAGCAGTCCTTTTTCAACGACTGGTTCACCGGGCACCTGAACTTCCAAATCGAGCACCA CTTGTTTCCAACAATGCCACGGCACAACTTCTGGAAGGTTAAGCCTCTGGTGAAGTCATTATGTGCCAAGCACGGAGTCCAATATGAAGAGAAGCCTCTTGGAAAAGCCTTCGCAGACATCATTGG GTCCCTAAAGAAATCTGGCGATCTATGGCTGGATGCTTACCTCCACAAGTGA